The following proteins are co-located in the Mycosarcoma maydis chromosome 11, whole genome shotgun sequence genome:
- a CDS encoding uncharacterized protein (related to VPS25 - vacuolar protein sorting), with translation MAATASVTPSVKGSSPAAGASPIASAGMAEGGSFRYPPIHAFPPFFTLQHNPVSRAQQLSQWSTLILDYCRHHRLFTISPLAGTSDPASGSVAADPHTSLFANQSIQRSLSAESIRVVLTHLVDHKQAAWEEQLTGAATKSKRSNANSKAFIYWKTPVQWADSIYDWVMQTGQNKSIMTLFELNQGDLVQAQDFYLLPTPMLRQALKHLSTQGKAQIFAGTEADDGEGVKFV, from the coding sequence ATGGCGGCCACAGCTTCAGTCACACCAAGCGTGAAAGGGTCGTCGCCTGCAGCCGGTGCATCGCCCATTGCCAGCGCTGGTATGGCAGAAGGCGGCTCGTTTCGCTATCCGCCTATCCACGCATTCCCGCCGTTCTTCACACTTCAACACAATCCAGTTTCGCGCGCTCAGCAACTATCGCAATGGAGTACCCTCATACTCGACTATTGCCGCCATCACCGCCTATTTACGATCTCCCCTCTTGCCGGGACATCCGATCCCGCTTCCGGAAGCGTCGCGGCAGATCCGCACACGAGCCTGTTCGCCAATCAATCGATACAGCGTTCTCTCTCAGCCGAATCTATACGAGTAGTGTTGAcacatctcgtcgatcacaagcaagcagcgtgGGAAGAACAGCTCACTGGCGCAGCAACGAAATccaagcgcagcaacgcGAATTCGAAAGCATTCATCTACTGGAAAACGCCGGTGCAGTGGGCAGATTCGATTTACGACTGGGTTATGCAGACGGGTCAGAACAAGAGTATCATGACGCTGTTCGAGCTCAATCAGGGCGATCTGGTGCAAGCTCAAGACTTTTACCTGCTTCCCACTCCCATGCTTCGGCAAGCATTGAAGCACCTCAGCACGCAGGGCAAAGCACAGATCTTTGCAGGAACCGAAGCTGACGACGGTGAAGGTGTTAAGTTTGTTTGA